Proteins encoded within one genomic window of Desulfomonile tiedjei:
- a CDS encoding MFS transporter has translation MVSDITFVGTAPSPHTERHMQEPPTGKLFKYRWLIFWIMAVSYVFVYFHRLCPAVVAVDLQNAFQASAGFMGLLASAYFYPYAIMQFPAGLLSDTLGPRKTAAFFLVIAGAGSLMFGLAPSMEVALAARIIVGLGASMVFIPAMKILSQWFRVREFASMTAILAAMGGVGALTATTPLALMTEWFGWRVSFEIIGVATLVMALLVWTFVRNRPQDMGWPSVSEIDSIGPGTSAPPLVIPVWEGALRVVRERYFWPVAAWFFFSAGVFFGFGGLWAGPYFMHVYGMSRAEAGNVLTMIAVGLIVGSPLASILSDRVLRSRKKVLVMASSLVVCLILLLNAFPEGFSHPMLYLFMFLFSICSAATIVVGFTTAKELFPVEIAGTSVGTVNLFPFLGGAIFQPVLGWILDAYGKDPAGIYPIGGYKALLIVLLASSVLGLVASLVMKETFPGSVGSRY, from the coding sequence ATGGTGTCGGATATCACCTTTGTTGGCACGGCCCCCTCGCCACACACAGAGAGGCACATGCAGGAACCTCCGACAGGAAAGTTGTTCAAATACCGATGGCTGATCTTCTGGATCATGGCCGTCTCTTACGTCTTCGTTTATTTCCATCGGCTCTGCCCGGCAGTTGTCGCTGTAGATCTACAGAATGCTTTCCAGGCATCCGCCGGCTTTATGGGACTTTTGGCATCGGCCTACTTTTATCCGTATGCCATCATGCAATTCCCAGCCGGCCTTTTGTCGGATACCCTGGGACCGCGAAAGACCGCGGCTTTCTTTCTGGTGATCGCGGGAGCCGGCAGTCTGATGTTCGGCCTGGCCCCAAGCATGGAGGTGGCGCTCGCTGCCAGGATCATTGTGGGCTTGGGCGCATCGATGGTTTTCATACCGGCTATGAAGATTCTGTCGCAATGGTTCCGCGTACGTGAATTCGCTTCCATGACGGCCATCCTCGCGGCTATGGGAGGCGTCGGCGCTTTGACTGCCACGACTCCCCTGGCTTTAATGACCGAATGGTTCGGCTGGCGCGTCTCCTTCGAGATCATAGGAGTTGCGACCCTGGTCATGGCCCTACTGGTATGGACCTTCGTCCGCAACCGCCCTCAAGACATGGGATGGCCTTCTGTGTCGGAAATCGACAGTATCGGACCCGGAACATCCGCTCCGCCTTTGGTAATCCCGGTTTGGGAAGGGGCGTTGCGCGTTGTCAGGGAACGTTATTTCTGGCCCGTTGCAGCCTGGTTTTTCTTTTCTGCAGGGGTGTTCTTTGGTTTCGGCGGCCTTTGGGCCGGACCTTATTTCATGCATGTGTACGGCATGAGCCGCGCCGAAGCCGGTAACGTGCTCACCATGATCGCCGTGGGGTTGATCGTTGGCAGCCCGTTGGCGAGCATTCTTTCAGACAGAGTGCTACGCAGCCGGAAGAAAGTGTTGGTGATGGCGTCTTCCTTGGTGGTGTGCCTCATTCTCCTGCTCAACGCGTTCCCAGAGGGATTTTCCCATCCGATGCTCTACCTCTTCATGTTTCTGTTCTCGATCTGTTCGGCCGCAACAATAGTTGTAGGCTTCACGACGGCCAAGGAACTCTTTCCCGTTGAGATTGCGGGGACATCAGTGGGTACTGTAAATCTGTTCCCATTCCTGGGTGGTGCCATCTTTCAGCCTGTCCTCGGGTGGATCTTGGACGCATACGGAAAAGATCCTGCAGGCATCTATCCCATAGGAGGGTACAAGGCACTGCTGATCGTCCTGCTGGCGTCATCCGTCCTAGGTCTGGTTGCAAGCCTCGTGATGAAAGAAACCTTCCCCGGTTCGGTCGGCAGCCGGTATTAA
- a CDS encoding ABC transporter substrate-binding protein: MKLLSRYERSSADSRSSNAPEQGDNHSRRVPSVRAGGPETEAYERPCSRMASGGRIGISRREFLVASAGIGTLLVCGLSSAVAEEDRPVRIGFILPETGPLAAEAASLMAGFEYFMAEKGVDAPPLDIVKRDSGPKDEKTLEALAELVMNKEVQFLVGPPSLGGSEKAVHAVAGSNVILFVTNRSVRLVGGELCLTGSFRLCGNNYQSSQPLAPWAVKNLGRKVFITGDDDTQGNEEADYFAYGFEKAGGTFGDRLMVGADTGKMDDLLEAIRKTAPDFIFASFREGPAVGFLKAVRDASPALTQPVVGPESLTAFPHTLALCGKNAEGVRTLTTLEDPVEFVGRIKQKTGRDVASAIRAAEGCDLAAVILHALREAGLRDADVTRTIKAIENTEISGPRGRIQFDKNHEPILEVMVQQWETVGGNPTRKIVEKLGASRTLDFGCGRMGFPKRPESEKKDDTEIIWEEKDE, encoded by the coding sequence ATGAAATTGCTTTCGCGATACGAAAGGTCCAGTGCGGACTCTCGTTCGAGCAACGCGCCGGAACAAGGCGACAACCATTCCCGGCGTGTGCCCTCGGTCCGGGCCGGCGGACCGGAGACGGAAGCGTACGAGCGGCCCTGCAGCCGCATGGCCTCCGGAGGACGCATCGGGATTTCCCGGCGCGAGTTTCTTGTAGCGTCAGCCGGGATTGGGACTCTGCTGGTGTGCGGTTTGTCGTCAGCTGTCGCAGAAGAAGATCGCCCCGTCAGAATTGGATTCATACTTCCCGAAACAGGGCCGCTCGCCGCGGAGGCCGCGTCTCTGATGGCGGGATTCGAGTATTTTATGGCTGAAAAAGGGGTCGACGCGCCTCCCCTGGATATCGTCAAGAGGGACTCGGGTCCCAAAGACGAAAAGACCCTGGAAGCGTTGGCCGAGCTGGTAATGAACAAGGAGGTCCAGTTCCTGGTCGGACCGCCTTCTCTTGGTGGCTCGGAAAAGGCTGTTCATGCGGTTGCCGGTTCCAACGTCATATTGTTTGTCACTAACCGGTCGGTCCGCCTGGTAGGAGGCGAGTTGTGTCTCACCGGCAGTTTCCGCCTGTGCGGGAACAACTACCAATCGTCGCAGCCACTGGCCCCCTGGGCGGTTAAGAACCTTGGCCGCAAGGTGTTCATAACGGGCGATGATGACACCCAGGGAAACGAGGAGGCCGACTACTTTGCATACGGATTCGAGAAGGCCGGTGGGACCTTCGGAGATCGACTGATGGTCGGCGCAGACACCGGGAAAATGGACGATCTTCTGGAAGCCATACGCAAGACCGCTCCGGATTTCATATTCGCCTCGTTCAGGGAAGGCCCTGCTGTAGGATTCCTCAAGGCCGTTCGGGACGCTTCTCCGGCACTAACCCAACCTGTGGTCGGTCCTGAGTCCCTGACCGCTTTTCCACATACCCTTGCTCTTTGCGGGAAGAACGCAGAGGGAGTGAGGACTTTGACGACCCTGGAGGACCCCGTTGAATTCGTTGGCCGCATCAAACAGAAAACAGGGCGAGACGTGGCTTCTGCCATACGGGCGGCGGAGGGATGCGATTTAGCGGCGGTGATTTTACATGCGCTTCGGGAGGCCGGTTTAAGGGATGCGGACGTTACCAGGACGATAAAGGCCATTGAAAACACAGAGATTTCCGGACCGAGAGGCAGAATTCAATTCGACAAGAATCATGAGCCCATACTGGAAGTAATGGTACAGCAGTGGGAGACTGTCGGTGGTAATCCAACGCGCAAGATAGTCGAAAAACTGGGTGCCTCACGCACCCTGGATTTCGGGTGCGGCCGTATGGGGTTCCCCAAACGACCTGAGAGTGAAAAAAAGGACGACACAGAGATTATATGGGAGGAGAAGGACGAATAG
- a CDS encoding glycosyltransferase family 9 protein, with protein MDHALGRTASKLTKAVLVVRSGALGDTILTLPLLESITAQFPDAALTFLGNRSYLELVPPHIAVRSIDSPDWLWLFNSDSSRSSAREPVFDQAYVILNRADDVVSNLKRTGTHSVRWTSSRPAPMKHVVEHLHQGLGLPMPQRKPALAHLAPGKAENLIWIHPGSGGPKKCAPLEFLSAMARTLANSIGLDLAITISEQDAFLKNLPGWSELIDHPRITLLENRPLAEICRKLGAARLFIGNDSGISHLAAGLGVPSIVLFVATDPLQWMPWAPPENLLVLDLRESLPPPEQLSARLNKFIANTTLGPTE; from the coding sequence ATGGATCATGCCCTTGGAAGAACAGCCTCCAAGTTGACAAAAGCAGTGCTGGTCGTGCGCTCGGGTGCTCTCGGGGACACCATCCTGACCCTGCCGCTCCTGGAATCCATTACCGCACAGTTTCCCGACGCGGCTCTCACGTTTCTCGGCAACCGATCGTATCTGGAACTGGTCCCTCCCCATATCGCGGTCCGGTCCATTGACAGCCCTGATTGGCTATGGCTCTTCAACAGCGATTCATCCCGGTCCTCGGCCCGCGAACCTGTATTCGACCAAGCCTACGTAATACTCAATCGCGCGGATGACGTGGTATCCAATCTCAAGAGGACAGGGACCCATTCAGTGCGCTGGACTTCGTCCAGGCCGGCACCAATGAAGCATGTGGTGGAACATCTCCATCAAGGCCTGGGCCTGCCCATGCCTCAGAGAAAACCTGCACTGGCGCATCTGGCGCCGGGGAAAGCAGAAAATCTGATCTGGATTCATCCGGGGAGCGGAGGTCCCAAGAAATGCGCGCCCTTGGAATTCCTTTCCGCAATGGCCCGAACCCTCGCGAACTCCATCGGCCTGGACCTGGCCATAACAATTAGCGAACAAGACGCATTCCTTAAGAATCTTCCGGGCTGGAGCGAATTAATAGATCACCCACGAATCACCTTGCTTGAAAACAGGCCCCTGGCCGAGATTTGCAGGAAGCTCGGCGCCGCGCGCTTGTTCATCGGCAACGATTCCGGCATCAGCCATTTGGCCGCGGGACTGGGAGTCCCCTCAATTGTCTTGTTTGTGGCCACCGATCCGCTGCAATGGATGCCGTGGGCGCCACCGGAGAATCTGCTCGTTTTGGATCTTCGTGAGTCGCTACCCCCGCCTGAGCAACTTTCCGCGCGGCTGAACAAGTTCATAGCCAATACCACGCTCGGTCCCACAGAATAG
- a CDS encoding DnaJ domain-containing protein, producing MTLQQQILRIILERPGTRSEAFSRLFDLTAYRLNRVFRHIERDLHDQILVRHDGNGVWIVDLDPSICHAMLWSGSRERGYVQCRGEIAFSDQRCYEHTQHENPEMVAFKRLLAYLAGPAEPSARTLSQLALAQVEDLLHTLERISPKSRRDQDTKRRLAAAILAARAHLKWRDEMRRRRAQDRWIPPEFEERHWRSSGNTYEYSLKKHYVVLEIPEQATKEEVLKAWRRLARRFHPDAAGGDEERMKAINLAKEKIFRIKRWD from the coding sequence ATGACTCTTCAGCAACAAATTCTAAGGATTATATTGGAACGGCCCGGCACGCGCTCGGAGGCTTTCTCGCGGCTGTTTGACCTCACCGCTTATAGACTCAACCGAGTATTTCGGCACATAGAAAGGGACCTGCACGATCAGATCCTTGTTCGTCATGACGGGAACGGGGTTTGGATCGTGGATCTGGATCCGTCAATATGTCACGCCATGTTATGGTCCGGGTCGCGGGAGCGAGGATATGTGCAATGCCGGGGAGAAATCGCGTTTTCCGACCAACGTTGTTACGAGCACACACAGCATGAGAATCCCGAAATGGTGGCGTTCAAAAGGCTTCTAGCCTATCTGGCCGGTCCAGCCGAGCCCAGCGCGCGCACGCTGAGTCAGCTTGCTCTTGCACAAGTCGAAGATCTTCTGCATACCCTGGAGAGGATCTCTCCAAAATCGCGGCGGGACCAAGACACAAAGCGCAGGCTCGCGGCGGCCATCCTGGCCGCGAGAGCGCATCTGAAGTGGCGAGACGAAATGCGGCGCCGTCGCGCTCAAGACAGGTGGATTCCTCCGGAATTCGAGGAACGTCATTGGCGTTCGTCCGGAAACACTTACGAGTACAGCCTAAAGAAGCATTACGTGGTCCTTGAGATTCCGGAGCAGGCCACAAAAGAAGAGGTCCTAAAAGCCTGGAGAAGGCTGGCCCGGCGATTCCATCCGGACGCCGCGGGGGGCGACGAGGAGAGAATGAAGGCTATCAACCTCGCAAAAGAGAAGATCTTTCGAATCAAGAGATGGGACTGA
- a CDS encoding TerB family tellurite resistance protein: protein MFLTLLTEKQKVAFLALAKRLIESDTHLSLEGQNLMELMNREMGFPRERDIQPREITEVLHEFDSRKARVAVLLELLGLAHSDGDYGKEEKHLIEEIAAGFETSKEEVLAMENWALRQLALAYEATQFFSEKEGN, encoded by the coding sequence ATGTTCCTGACTTTATTGACTGAAAAGCAGAAGGTGGCTTTTCTTGCCCTCGCCAAACGGCTCATTGAGTCAGACACGCACTTGTCCCTGGAGGGACAGAATCTGATGGAACTCATGAACAGAGAGATGGGGTTCCCTCGTGAACGTGATATTCAGCCCAGAGAGATCACAGAAGTGCTTCACGAGTTCGATTCCCGAAAGGCAAGAGTTGCTGTTTTGCTCGAACTCCTGGGCCTCGCACATTCCGATGGAGACTACGGTAAGGAAGAGAAGCATCTGATAGAGGAGATTGCCGCCGGGTTTGAAACCTCCAAGGAAGAAGTCTTGGCAATGGAAAACTGGGCACTGCGTCAACTAGCTCTGGCCTACGAGGCCACCCAATTTTTTTCCGAGAAGGAGGGGAACTAA
- a CDS encoding helix-turn-helix domain-containing protein — protein sequence MTQEAKITPEAIKKFREDKRLSQQQLASMLNVGVASLSRWENGTKEPTGPAAAILAALIGGASVGGMLGVGLVGSGYAIYRLLKERFEGEEKETK from the coding sequence ATGACGCAAGAAGCGAAGATTACACCGGAAGCGATAAAAAAATTCCGAGAGGATAAGAGGCTTTCTCAACAGCAACTCGCCTCGATGCTCAACGTAGGCGTAGCCTCGCTTTCTCGATGGGAAAACGGGACTAAAGAACCCACTGGCCCGGCGGCAGCTATATTGGCCGCTCTGATCGGAGGTGCAAGTGTAGGGGGCATGTTGGGCGTGGGTCTAGTCGGGAGCGGCTATGCCATCTATCGTCTACTGAAGGAGCGTTTTGAGGGTGAAGAGAAGGAAACCAAATAG
- a CDS encoding ATP-dependent 6-phosphofructokinase, which yields MDTTIESLGPPRIDSPLNTGQFVEDHERVLLDISAERVEDCIKGGQKPAAFMKAGPRKKIYFDPSKLKCAIVTCGGLCPGLNNVIRSLVLTLYHTYGVRNILGIRYGLQGFIPKYGHSVMELTPDLVAGIHERGGTILSSSRGPQDLQQIVDALERLNIGILFMLGGDGTFRAAERIVDEIRNRGDKIGVIGIPKTIDNDIHLLSRSFGFATAVSKAADAIGSAHVEATGAPNGIGLVKLMGRHSGFIAASAALVNRDANFVLIPEAEFDIDGPHGFLAELEKRIAARQHAVIVVAEGAGQCYCGAEGADESGNPRLGDIGLYLKQRIADHFKSRGIELNLKYIDPSYLIRSVPATAGDSVFCGFLGQNGVHAGMAGSTNLVVGNCNDDFVHIPMGLVVAKRKHVDLNGRLWRSVLEATGQPTFKPETG from the coding sequence ATGGACACGACTATCGAATCCCTTGGCCCCCCACGGATCGACTCTCCGTTGAATACCGGCCAGTTCGTGGAAGATCACGAGCGGGTCCTGCTGGATATCTCCGCGGAGAGGGTGGAGGACTGCATCAAGGGAGGACAGAAGCCCGCTGCATTCATGAAGGCAGGCCCCCGAAAAAAAATCTACTTTGATCCCAGCAAGCTCAAGTGCGCAATTGTAACGTGCGGGGGGTTGTGTCCCGGGCTTAACAATGTGATTCGCTCATTGGTGCTCACTCTTTATCATACATACGGTGTCAGAAACATCCTGGGAATACGATATGGTCTACAGGGATTCATTCCCAAGTACGGGCATTCCGTCATGGAACTTACCCCCGATCTGGTTGCAGGCATTCATGAAAGGGGCGGGACAATTCTGTCTTCCTCCAGAGGTCCTCAAGACCTTCAGCAGATAGTGGACGCGCTGGAACGACTGAACATAGGGATACTGTTCATGCTCGGCGGAGACGGCACTTTCAGGGCCGCGGAAAGAATTGTGGACGAGATTCGCAATCGGGGCGACAAGATCGGTGTCATAGGAATCCCAAAGACCATTGACAACGACATCCACTTGCTTTCGAGGTCCTTCGGATTCGCCACGGCTGTAAGCAAAGCCGCGGATGCCATCGGGTCGGCCCATGTCGAGGCGACCGGCGCGCCCAACGGAATAGGGCTTGTCAAATTGATGGGCCGCCACTCCGGTTTCATAGCGGCCAGCGCCGCCTTGGTAAACCGGGACGCCAATTTTGTACTTATCCCTGAAGCCGAATTTGACATCGATGGCCCGCACGGATTTCTTGCAGAGCTGGAAAAGCGGATCGCGGCCAGGCAGCACGCAGTAATTGTCGTGGCTGAAGGCGCGGGCCAGTGTTATTGCGGGGCCGAAGGAGCGGATGAATCCGGCAATCCTCGCCTCGGCGACATCGGATTGTATCTCAAGCAGAGGATAGCCGATCATTTCAAGTCAAGAGGCATAGAGCTAAACCTCAAGTACATCGACCCCAGTTACCTTATTCGCTCGGTCCCGGCAACTGCAGGCGATTCAGTGTTCTGCGGCTTTTTGGGACAAAACGGGGTTCACGCGGGTATGGCGGGAAGCACCAACCTCGTGGTCGGCAACTGTAACGATGACTTTGTTCACATCCCTATGGGGCTGGTGGTGGCAAAGCGCAAGCACGTCGATCTCAACGGCCGGCTGTGGCGCAGCGTTCTTGAAGCCACAGGCCAACCGACTTTCAAACCGGAAACGGGGTGA
- a CDS encoding molybdopterin molybdotransferase MoeA, whose product MLKPFLKAAGADEARGLLRRFTALDTEVISVDKALFRVVAEPVKASEDWPSFDRSTMDGFAVRSMDTFGATETMPALFTVVGEVAMGEIHGVMLKRGQTVRIWTGGALPSNADAVVMVEHVEELDSNTVEILKAVAPFDNVVRKGEDFKRGEALLGGGHRLRSQDIGLLAAMGRSTIKVYRRPGVAVISSGDEIVPVEEEPPPGCVRDVNRHTLSAAVRVAHAHPVWIGIAPDKLRELSLLIEQGVRSADIVLISGGSSMGSRDLVIEAIESYDDAEILLHGVAVSPGKPLILARIGHRPVVGLPGHPVSAMVCFEQFVVPLIRRLEGEDVVSPFLHPTVQAILSRNVPSKEGRLDFIRVRLQEQRDGIVAVPVPGKSGVISAMVRAHGYVRIEPDCEGLYKGDEVTVSLFADWIEESLEKKHLPGHEASRRRPGDIFGPSRQEKLSTV is encoded by the coding sequence ATGCTCAAGCCTTTTCTTAAGGCGGCCGGTGCGGACGAGGCGAGGGGTCTCCTGAGACGCTTCACGGCTCTGGACACGGAGGTGATTTCCGTCGACAAGGCCCTCTTCCGCGTCGTGGCTGAACCTGTGAAGGCCAGCGAGGACTGGCCGAGCTTTGATCGCTCCACAATGGACGGATTTGCCGTCCGATCGATGGACACGTTTGGGGCGACGGAAACCATGCCGGCCTTGTTCACGGTTGTCGGCGAGGTGGCGATGGGTGAAATCCACGGCGTCATGCTGAAGCGGGGCCAGACGGTGCGCATCTGGACAGGTGGGGCGCTCCCTTCCAACGCGGACGCGGTGGTAATGGTCGAGCACGTGGAAGAACTGGACTCGAACACCGTTGAAATTCTCAAGGCAGTTGCCCCATTCGACAATGTTGTTCGCAAAGGGGAGGATTTCAAGCGGGGGGAAGCTCTTCTCGGAGGCGGTCATCGGCTGCGTTCACAAGATATAGGACTCCTGGCAGCGATGGGCCGATCGACGATCAAAGTTTATCGCAGGCCTGGCGTCGCGGTCATAAGTTCAGGGGATGAAATAGTTCCGGTCGAAGAAGAGCCGCCACCCGGATGCGTAAGAGACGTGAATCGCCATACATTGAGCGCGGCCGTACGAGTAGCCCATGCGCATCCCGTTTGGATCGGTATTGCTCCGGACAAACTGCGGGAGCTGTCTTTGTTAATCGAGCAAGGCGTTCGGAGTGCGGACATTGTTCTCATCTCCGGCGGCAGTTCTATGGGAAGCCGGGATTTGGTAATCGAGGCCATTGAATCCTATGACGATGCGGAGATCCTGCTTCACGGGGTAGCGGTATCTCCGGGAAAACCTTTGATTCTAGCCAGGATAGGCCATCGGCCGGTCGTCGGGCTGCCTGGTCATCCTGTGTCCGCGATGGTTTGTTTTGAACAGTTCGTTGTACCTCTAATTCGGCGCCTTGAAGGCGAAGATGTGGTCAGTCCGTTCTTGCACCCTACCGTTCAAGCGATCCTGAGCCGCAATGTTCCTTCCAAGGAAGGGAGGCTGGATTTCATAAGAGTACGGCTGCAAGAACAAAGGGATGGCATAGTTGCCGTTCCCGTTCCCGGCAAGTCGGGGGTGATCTCGGCCATGGTTCGTGCGCACGGCTATGTGAGGATCGAACCGGATTGCGAAGGCTTGTACAAAGGCGATGAGGTCACCGTAAGCCTGTTTGCCGATTGGATCGAGGAGAGCCTTGAGAAGAAACATTTACCTGGACATGAAGCCTCCCGAAGAAGGCCTGGCGATATTTTTGGCCCATCTCGACAGGAGAAACTTTCCACGGTCTGA
- a CDS encoding TonB-dependent receptor — protein sequence MFLRKPKTLLVCLAFLLTTAVADAQAQVWDFRQAALGDRQEDLASPPTAPPMGTMTAAQSKPIRKVKPSAEIVKCRPPVSAVTHPMGAPFGFMSNCVLPITRPQGWELDAEGMFARTKGKARLLRGTFGFATFGTDDVDFNSDMQVPDHNFVGTFSVRYRFKPQWSVRYSIMPTAIEGSGQPGRGFTWGNINQAGFAQSVRTKWERLYQRVGMVYDPIRTYSSRVSVFGDYVRLNEKLNVFQVGCCGDTLDNDLNMGMAGVEFEQCLRTGRQCNTLSLECKAGVAFGDEAFGTDLSTGLKYSIAMNNGRWGFVRGGYRYVTFKKKYSDVKSIDTAMEGGFLAVGVIF from the coding sequence ATGTTCCTAAGAAAACCCAAAACACTACTGGTATGTCTAGCGTTTTTGCTAACTACTGCCGTCGCGGATGCCCAAGCACAAGTCTGGGATTTCAGACAGGCCGCATTGGGTGACCGCCAAGAGGACCTTGCTAGTCCACCAACTGCTCCACCTATGGGCACAATGACCGCAGCCCAGTCCAAGCCGATCAGAAAAGTGAAGCCGTCTGCGGAAATCGTGAAGTGCCGGCCTCCGGTATCGGCTGTCACCCATCCGATGGGAGCGCCTTTCGGATTCATGTCCAACTGTGTGCTTCCCATTACCCGGCCGCAGGGTTGGGAACTGGACGCGGAGGGTATGTTTGCCCGAACCAAGGGCAAAGCGAGATTACTCCGAGGAACTTTCGGGTTTGCCACATTCGGCACTGATGATGTGGACTTCAACTCGGATATGCAGGTGCCCGACCACAACTTTGTGGGCACTTTCTCGGTCCGGTACAGGTTTAAACCTCAATGGTCAGTCCGGTACTCGATCATGCCCACCGCAATCGAGGGTTCCGGGCAACCGGGCAGGGGCTTCACCTGGGGCAATATCAACCAGGCCGGCTTCGCACAAAGTGTCCGCACAAAGTGGGAACGCCTTTATCAGCGGGTCGGGATGGTCTACGATCCGATCAGGACCTACTCATCCAGAGTAAGCGTGTTCGGTGATTACGTCCGGCTCAATGAAAAGCTGAACGTTTTCCAAGTCGGCTGCTGCGGCGACACTCTGGACAATGACCTTAACATGGGTATGGCCGGAGTGGAGTTTGAACAATGTTTACGGACCGGGCGTCAGTGCAACACTCTGTCTTTGGAGTGTAAAGCGGGCGTAGCCTTCGGTGACGAAGCCTTCGGAACTGACTTATCCACGGGCCTCAAGTACAGCATAGCCATGAACAACGGACGATGGGGCTTCGTCAGAGGTGGATATCGGTACGTAACATTTAAGAAAAAGTACAGCGATGTCAAGAGTATAGACACAGCGATGGAAGGCGGCTTTCTCGCAGTAGGTGTCATCTTCTAA